Proteins encoded within one genomic window of Cellulomonas xiejunii:
- a CDS encoding PHP domain-containing protein codes for MRIDLHTHSRASDGTQTPAELVTAARAAGLDVVALTDHDTTAGWGEAAAAAREVGIALVRGTEVSARARGVSVHLLSYLQDPEHPALADELARARESRVHRARHIVERLARDVPITWQDVLDQARDAVVVGRPHIADALVARGVVPDRDAAFAHLLASNGPYHVDHYAPEAPVAVAAIRASGGVPVFAHPAADARGRIVPDRVFDELADAGLAGLEVYHRDHSAAQRERLLAIADRLDLLVTGSSDYHGTGKLNLLGENLTAPDVLDEIVRQGTTEVVTA; via the coding sequence GTGCGCATCGACCTCCACACGCACTCCCGCGCGTCGGACGGCACGCAGACTCCCGCCGAGCTCGTCACCGCCGCGCGTGCTGCGGGCCTCGACGTGGTCGCGCTGACCGACCACGACACGACGGCCGGCTGGGGCGAGGCAGCGGCCGCCGCACGCGAGGTCGGGATCGCGCTCGTGCGCGGCACCGAGGTCTCGGCACGTGCCCGCGGCGTCAGCGTCCACCTGCTGAGCTACCTGCAGGACCCCGAGCACCCCGCGCTCGCCGACGAGCTCGCGCGCGCCCGTGAGTCCCGTGTCCACCGTGCACGGCACATCGTCGAGCGGCTCGCGCGGGACGTGCCGATCACCTGGCAGGACGTGCTCGACCAGGCCCGCGACGCGGTCGTCGTCGGACGCCCCCACATCGCGGACGCCCTGGTGGCGCGCGGCGTCGTCCCGGACCGGGACGCGGCCTTCGCCCACCTGCTGGCGTCGAACGGCCCGTACCACGTCGACCACTACGCGCCCGAGGCCCCGGTCGCCGTCGCTGCCATCCGCGCGTCCGGGGGCGTCCCGGTGTTCGCGCACCCAGCCGCCGACGCACGCGGCCGGATCGTCCCGGACCGGGTGTTCGACGAGCTCGCGGACGCCGGCCTGGCCGGGCTCGAGGTCTACCACCGCGATCACTCTGCCGCGCAGCGTGAGCGGCTGCTGGCGATCGCGGACCGGCTCGACCTGCTGGTCACGGGCTCGAGCGACTACCACGGGACCGGCAAGCTGAACCTTCTGGGGGAGAACCTGACCGCCCCGGACGTGCTCGACGAGATCGTCCGTCAGGGGACGACGGAAGTGGTGACGGCGTGA
- a CDS encoding aminopeptidase P family protein, translated as MAEGDEQPLEERGSNRSHRPQSRRFVEFVTSGWGERPASTAVRAAVADRTAERRSALSAQFPGVRLVVPAGSFKVRSNDTDFRFRPHAAFAHLTGLGTEQEPDAVLVLHPVADGTGDDGSAHRAVLYMNPLAGRDTPEFFSDARYGEFWVGARPTLDEVATTTGITTAHVADLRDALAKDVGEGGVQVLVVPGADLAVEEVVAQIRGEEESGEADARLAEALSELRLLKDAYEVEQMRLAVDATIAGFEKVVRALPRAVGHRRGERVVEGTFIGHAREEGNDVGYTTIAAAGEHATTLHWTDNDGQVRPGELVLVDAGVEVDSLYTADVTRTLPVDGTFTDVQRRVYQAVLDAADAGFAAAVPGARFRDVHDAAMRVLAARLEEWGLLPVTAEESLAPDNQHHRRWMVHGTSHHLGLDVHDCAQARAELYLDGVLQPGMVFTIEPGLYFKSDDLLVPAEYRGIGVRIEDDVLMTADGNENLSAALPRDPDAVEAWMAALREG; from the coding sequence GTGGCCGAGGGCGACGAGCAGCCACTCGAGGAGCGCGGATCGAATCGGTCGCACCGCCCGCAGTCGCGCCGGTTCGTGGAGTTCGTGACGTCGGGATGGGGCGAGCGCCCTGCGTCGACGGCCGTGCGCGCCGCCGTGGCGGACCGGACCGCGGAGCGCCGCAGCGCGCTGTCGGCCCAGTTCCCCGGGGTGCGGCTCGTCGTCCCGGCCGGTTCGTTCAAGGTCCGCTCCAACGACACCGACTTCCGGTTCCGACCGCACGCCGCGTTCGCGCACCTCACGGGCCTCGGCACGGAGCAGGAGCCCGACGCCGTCCTGGTGCTGCACCCGGTGGCCGACGGCACGGGCGACGACGGCAGCGCGCACCGGGCGGTGCTGTACATGAACCCCCTCGCGGGCCGCGACACCCCCGAGTTCTTCTCCGACGCGCGCTACGGCGAGTTCTGGGTCGGCGCGCGCCCCACGCTCGACGAGGTCGCGACGACGACCGGGATCACCACGGCGCACGTGGCGGACCTGCGCGACGCGCTCGCGAAGGACGTCGGCGAGGGCGGGGTGCAGGTCCTCGTGGTCCCGGGTGCGGACCTCGCGGTCGAGGAGGTCGTCGCGCAGATCCGCGGCGAGGAGGAGTCCGGTGAGGCCGACGCGCGGCTCGCGGAGGCGCTCTCCGAGCTGCGGCTGCTGAAGGACGCGTACGAGGTCGAACAGATGCGGCTCGCGGTGGACGCGACGATCGCCGGGTTCGAGAAGGTCGTGCGCGCGTTGCCGCGTGCTGTCGGGCACCGGCGCGGTGAGCGTGTCGTCGAGGGGACGTTCATCGGCCACGCGCGCGAGGAGGGCAACGACGTCGGCTACACCACGATCGCGGCGGCCGGCGAGCACGCCACGACGTTGCACTGGACCGACAACGACGGGCAGGTCCGACCGGGCGAGCTCGTGCTGGTCGACGCGGGCGTGGAGGTCGACTCCCTGTACACCGCCGACGTGACGCGCACGCTGCCCGTCGACGGCACGTTCACCGACGTCCAGCGCCGCGTCTACCAGGCGGTGCTCGACGCCGCCGACGCGGGCTTCGCCGCGGCGGTCCCCGGCGCACGGTTCCGCGACGTGCACGACGCCGCGATGCGCGTCCTGGCGGCGCGGCTCGAGGAGTGGGGCCTGCTGCCGGTCACGGCCGAGGAGTCCCTCGCGCCGGACAACCAGCACCACCGGCGCTGGATGGTCCACGGCACGTCGCACCACCTGGGCCTGGACGTGCACGACTGCGCGCAGGCCCGCGCTGAGCTGTACCTGGACGGTGTGCTGCAGCCCGGCATGGTGTTCACGATCGAGCCCGGCCTGTACTTCAAGTCGGACGACCTGCTGGTCCCGGCCGAGTACCGGGGCATCGGCGTGCGCATCGAGGACGACGTCCTGATGACGGCCGACGGCAACGAGAACCTGTCGGCCGCGCTGCCGCGGGACCCCGACGCGGTCGAGGCCTGGATGGCAGCGCTGCGCGAGGGCTGA
- a CDS encoding general stress protein produces the protein MSFKQSERIPTTPTLPTGETVATYGTYLQAQKAVELLAEQQFPVRSVTIVGTDLRMVERVLRRLSYPSAALGGFLSGAWFGLFVGLILTMFSSGGAGIMLPTVLFGGAFGLLFSVIGYSLTRGRRDFASSSQIVATSYSVLCLAEHANKARHLLAETGGVVSGWPEPVRPAPPEQPTPPEQPTPPAPPTPPAPPTPPAPPTL, from the coding sequence ATGTCGTTCAAGCAGTCCGAGCGGATCCCGACGACCCCCACGCTGCCGACGGGGGAGACGGTCGCGACGTACGGCACCTACCTGCAGGCGCAGAAGGCGGTCGAGCTCCTCGCCGAGCAGCAGTTCCCCGTGCGTTCCGTGACGATCGTCGGCACGGACCTGCGGATGGTGGAGCGGGTGCTGCGGCGGCTGTCCTACCCGAGCGCCGCGCTCGGCGGGTTCCTGTCCGGCGCCTGGTTCGGGCTCTTCGTGGGACTGATCCTCACGATGTTCTCGTCCGGCGGGGCGGGCATCATGCTGCCCACCGTGCTGTTCGGCGGCGCGTTCGGGCTGCTCTTCTCCGTCATCGGGTACTCCCTGACCCGCGGACGGCGCGACTTCGCGTCGTCCAGCCAGATCGTCGCGACGTCCTACTCGGTGCTCTGCCTGGCCGAGCACGCCAACAAGGCGCGCCACCTCCTCGCGGAGACCGGCGGCGTCGTGTCGGGCTGGCCCGAGCCGGTCCGGCCCGCGCCCCCCGAGCAGCCGACGCCCCCCGAGCAGCCGACGCCCCCCGCCCCGCCGACGCCCCCCGCCCCGCCGACGCCCCCCGCCCCGCCGACCCTCTGA
- a CDS encoding magnesium transporter MgtE N-terminal domain-containing protein yields the protein MSSVGARVFVARLAGTAVFDPIGDEVGRVRDVVVLVRLKGAPRAVGLVVEVPGRRRVFLPLTRVTAVDAGQVISTGLVNMRRFEQRVSETLVMGELLDRTVELADGSGSARVEDVAIELQRNGDWLVTKVFVRRTDQRGGLLRRRGETLLVSVEDVRGLSLPTAAQGAQLLLAQYEDLKPADLADVLHDMGVTRRLQVATALDDERLADVLEELPEDDQVEILGGLERGRAADVLEAMQPDDAADLLGELTAEQAAELLSLMEPDEAKDVRRLLAYADNTAGGLMTTEPVILGPETSIAAALAHVRRQDLNPALASVVFVARPPLETPTGRYIGIVHLQRMLREPPHEAIGQIVDTDLEPVAVDAPLLTVTRQLATYNLLALPVVDEQRRLLGAVSVDDVLDHLLPDDWRETDDVHAGPPTRPTPLVRAPHGGDRG from the coding sequence GTGAGCAGCGTCGGGGCCAGGGTGTTCGTCGCGCGCCTCGCCGGCACCGCCGTCTTCGACCCCATCGGCGACGAGGTCGGCAGGGTGCGTGACGTCGTCGTGCTCGTGCGCCTCAAGGGTGCGCCCCGCGCGGTGGGCCTCGTGGTCGAGGTCCCCGGCCGACGACGCGTGTTCCTGCCGCTGACGAGGGTGACGGCCGTCGACGCCGGCCAGGTCATCTCGACGGGCCTGGTCAACATGCGGCGCTTCGAGCAGCGGGTGTCCGAGACGCTCGTGATGGGCGAGCTGCTGGACCGGACGGTCGAGCTCGCGGACGGCTCCGGCAGCGCGCGTGTCGAGGACGTGGCGATCGAGCTGCAGCGCAACGGCGACTGGCTCGTCACCAAGGTGTTCGTGCGACGCACCGACCAGCGCGGAGGGCTGCTGCGGCGACGTGGCGAGACGCTGCTGGTGTCGGTCGAGGACGTCCGGGGCCTGAGCCTGCCGACCGCGGCGCAGGGCGCGCAGCTGCTGCTCGCCCAGTACGAGGACCTCAAGCCGGCCGACCTGGCCGACGTCCTGCACGACATGGGGGTCACGCGCCGCCTCCAGGTCGCGACCGCGCTCGACGACGAACGCCTCGCCGACGTGCTCGAGGAGCTGCCCGAGGACGACCAGGTCGAGATCCTCGGCGGCCTGGAGCGTGGGCGCGCGGCCGACGTCCTGGAGGCGATGCAGCCGGACGACGCCGCGGACCTGCTGGGTGAGCTGACCGCCGAGCAGGCCGCCGAGCTCCTCTCCCTCATGGAGCCCGACGAGGCCAAGGACGTGCGCCGGCTCCTGGCGTACGCGGACAACACGGCCGGCGGCCTGATGACGACGGAGCCGGTGATCCTGGGCCCGGAGACGTCGATCGCGGCCGCGCTCGCGCACGTCCGCCGTCAGGACCTCAACCCGGCGCTCGCGTCCGTGGTGTTCGTTGCGCGCCCCCCGCTGGAGACGCCGACGGGGCGGTACATCGGCATCGTCCACCTGCAGCGGATGCTGCGGGAGCCGCCGCACGAGGCGATCGGGCAGATCGTCGACACCGACCTCGAGCCGGTCGCGGTCGATGCCCCGCTGCTGACGGTGACCCGCCAGCTCGCGACGTACAACCTGCTGGCCCTGCCGGTGGTCGACGAGCAGCGGCGCCTGCTGGGTGCCGTGTCGGTCGACGACGTCCTGGACCACCTGCTGCCCGACGACTGGCGCGAGACGGACGACGTGCACGCCGGCCCGCCGACACGACCCACGCCGCTCGTCCGCGCGCCCCACGGGGGTGACCGTGGCTGA
- a CDS encoding DUF1003 domain-containing protein, giving the protein MADRLDQPRTRGRSLLPRMQVEADASGRVSESIARFLGTPRFIVWLTVFCVVWLAWNAWGPVELRFDKSANGFTALTLMLSLQASYAAPLILLAQSRQADRDRVAAEQDRQRAERNLADTEFLAREMASLRIALSEVATRDFVRSELRNLLEDLQAEQADDEDGAPGARPSPDGTRRGAVER; this is encoded by the coding sequence GTGGCTGACCGCCTCGACCAGCCCCGTACCCGGGGGCGCTCGCTGCTGCCCCGCATGCAGGTGGAGGCGGACGCGTCGGGCCGGGTGTCCGAGTCCATCGCCCGCTTCCTGGGCACGCCGCGGTTCATCGTGTGGCTCACGGTCTTCTGCGTCGTGTGGCTGGCGTGGAACGCGTGGGGGCCCGTCGAGCTGCGGTTCGACAAGTCCGCGAACGGCTTCACCGCCCTCACCCTCATGCTGTCCCTGCAGGCCTCGTACGCCGCCCCGCTGATCCTGCTCGCCCAGAGCCGGCAGGCGGACCGGGACCGGGTGGCCGCCGAGCAGGACCGTCAGCGCGCCGAGCGGAACCTCGCCGACACGGAGTTCCTGGCCCGCGAGATGGCGTCGCTGCGCATCGCGCTGTCGGAGGTGGCGACCCGCGACTTCGTCCGCTCCGAGCTGCGCAACCTGCTCGAGGACCTGCAGGCCGAGCAGGCGGACGACGAGGACGGGGCGCCTGGCGCACGGCCGTCACCCGACGGGACCCGACGAGGGGCCGTCGAGCGCTGA
- a CDS encoding Mrp/NBP35 family ATP-binding protein, with protein MPPVETPAPVDPLLEAVRTALSTVQDPEIRRPITDLGMVRSVSLEPRDAGSFVVVGLDLTTPGCPMKETLTRDITAAVAPLDGVAGVRVDLGVMSAEQRAALRTMLRGTDAEPQIPFALPGSLTKVIAVASGKGGVGKSTVTANLAVAMAADGLRVGVVDADIYGFSIPRMLGVDRAPTKVDDMLLPPVAHDVKVVSIGMFVPAGQPVVWRGPMLHRALQQFLADVFWGDLDVLLLDLPPGTGDIAISVAQLLPGSEIVVVTTPQVAAAEVAERAGAVAAQTRQRVVGVVENMAWLEQPDGSRLELFGAGGGRRVAENLTRLTGADVPLLGQVPLDVELREASDGGTPVVLAAPASPAAVALRAVASTLAARPRNLAGRSLDLSPVTR; from the coding sequence GTGCCGCCCGTCGAGACCCCCGCCCCCGTCGATCCGCTGCTCGAGGCCGTCCGCACGGCGCTGAGCACCGTGCAGGACCCGGAGATCCGCCGCCCGATCACCGACCTCGGGATGGTGCGCTCGGTGTCGCTCGAGCCGCGTGACGCCGGGTCGTTCGTGGTCGTGGGGCTCGACCTGACGACGCCGGGCTGCCCGATGAAGGAGACCCTGACGCGGGACATCACGGCGGCGGTGGCGCCGCTCGACGGTGTCGCCGGCGTCCGCGTCGACCTCGGCGTCATGTCGGCCGAGCAGCGCGCCGCCCTGCGCACGATGCTGCGTGGCACCGACGCGGAGCCGCAGATCCCCTTCGCGCTGCCGGGGTCGTTGACCAAGGTGATCGCCGTGGCGTCCGGCAAGGGTGGCGTGGGCAAGTCGACCGTGACGGCGAACCTCGCGGTGGCGATGGCCGCCGACGGGTTGCGCGTCGGCGTCGTGGACGCGGACATCTACGGCTTCTCGATCCCCCGCATGCTGGGGGTCGACCGGGCGCCGACCAAGGTCGACGACATGCTCCTGCCGCCGGTCGCGCACGACGTGAAGGTCGTCTCCATCGGCATGTTCGTGCCGGCGGGTCAGCCGGTGGTGTGGCGCGGCCCGATGCTGCACCGGGCGCTGCAGCAGTTCCTGGCCGACGTGTTCTGGGGCGACCTCGACGTCCTGCTGCTGGACCTGCCGCCGGGGACCGGGGACATCGCGATCTCGGTGGCCCAGCTGCTGCCGGGCTCCGAGATCGTGGTCGTCACGACGCCGCAGGTGGCGGCGGCGGAGGTCGCCGAGCGCGCGGGCGCGGTGGCGGCGCAGACGCGTCAGCGCGTCGTGGGTGTCGTCGAGAACATGGCGTGGCTCGAGCAGCCGGACGGGTCGCGGCTCGAGCTGTTCGGGGCTGGTGGCGGGCGCCGCGTCGCGGAGAACCTGACGCGCCTGACGGGTGCCGACGTCCCTCTCCTGGGTCAGGTGCCGCTCGACGTCGAGCTGCGGGAGGCGAGCGACGGCGGCACACCGGTCGTGCTCGCGGCGCCGGCGTCGCCGGCCGCCGTCGCGCTGCGTGCCGTGGCGAGCACGCTGGCGGCACGTCCGCGCAACCTGGCGGGCCGATCGTTGGACCTCTCCCCCGTCACCCGCTGA
- a CDS encoding endo-1,4-beta-xylanase, which translates to MTITRHRRRRARAVSAVAVAAMAVGMAVPLALPAAAAGSTLQAAAAESNRYYGAAMAGSYLNNSQITGILQREFNMITAENEMKMDATEPNQNQFNYTNGDRIVNWALQNGKQVRGHALAWHSQQPGWMQNMSGQSLRNAMLNHVTQVATHYKGKIHSWDVVNEAFADGNSGARRNSNLQGTGGDWIEAAFRAARAADPGAKLCYNDYNTDDWSHAKTQGVYNMVKDFKARGVPIDCVGFQAHFNSGNPVPSNYHTTLGNFAALGVDVQITELDIEGSGTSQAEQFRGVHQACLSVARCTGITVWGVRDSESWRSSGTPLLFDGSGNKKAAYNYSLDALNQASGTVRATPGGQNGGQQPTQQPTQQPTQQPTQQPTQQPTQDPGNGGGTGSCTATYSEGEKWNDRFNGVVTIRANGNIRSWTSTVTLQNPQRIIATWSGSPTWPSANVMVMRPNGGGALSNGQTASFGFTVQHGGNWTWPSVSCAAS; encoded by the coding sequence ATGACGATCACACGTCACCGCCGCCGTCGAGCGCGCGCTGTCAGCGCCGTCGCCGTGGCGGCCATGGCCGTGGGCATGGCCGTGCCGCTGGCACTGCCGGCCGCGGCCGCAGGTAGCACGCTGCAGGCAGCCGCCGCTGAGTCCAACCGGTACTACGGCGCCGCCATGGCCGGCAGCTACCTGAACAACTCCCAGATCACCGGCATCTTGCAGCGTGAGTTCAACATGATCACGGCTGAGAACGAGATGAAGATGGACGCGACGGAGCCGAACCAGAACCAGTTCAACTACACCAACGGCGACCGGATCGTGAACTGGGCGCTGCAGAACGGCAAGCAGGTCCGCGGGCACGCCCTGGCGTGGCACTCCCAGCAGCCCGGCTGGATGCAGAACATGTCCGGCCAGTCCCTGCGCAACGCGATGCTCAACCACGTCACGCAGGTCGCCACGCACTACAAGGGCAAGATCCACAGCTGGGACGTCGTCAACGAGGCCTTCGCCGACGGCAACTCCGGCGCCCGGCGCAACTCGAACCTGCAGGGCACCGGCGGCGACTGGATCGAGGCCGCGTTCCGCGCAGCCCGCGCCGCGGACCCCGGCGCCAAGCTCTGCTACAACGACTACAACACCGACGACTGGTCCCACGCCAAGACCCAGGGCGTCTACAACATGGTCAAGGACTTCAAGGCCCGCGGCGTGCCGATCGACTGCGTCGGCTTCCAGGCGCACTTCAACTCGGGCAACCCGGTCCCGTCGAACTACCACACCACGCTCGGCAACTTCGCCGCACTGGGTGTCGACGTGCAGATCACCGAGCTCGACATCGAGGGCTCCGGCACCAGCCAGGCCGAGCAGTTCCGCGGCGTGCACCAGGCCTGCCTCTCGGTCGCACGCTGCACCGGCATCACCGTGTGGGGCGTGCGTGACAGCGAGTCGTGGCGCTCCTCGGGCACCCCGCTGCTGTTCGACGGCAGCGGCAACAAGAAGGCGGCGTACAACTACTCGCTCGACGCCCTCAACCAGGCGAGCGGCACCGTGCGCGCCACCCCGGGCGGTCAGAACGGTGGCCAGCAGCCGACGCAGCAGCCCACCCAGCAGCCGACGCAGCAGCCGACGCAGCAGCCGACGCAGCAGCCGACGCAGGACCCGGGCAACGGCGGCGGCACCGGCAGCTGCACGGCGACGTACTCCGAGGGCGAGAAGTGGAACGACCGCTTCAACGGGGTCGTGACGATCCGCGCCAACGGCAACATCAGAAGCTGGACCTCCACGGTCACGCTGCAGAACCCGCAGCGGATCATCGCGACCTGGAGCGGGTCACCGACGTGGCCCTCGGCCAACGTCATGGTGATGCGTCCGAACGGCGGCGGTGCGCTGTCGAACGGGCAGACCGCGTCCTTCGGGTTCACGGTCCAGCACGGCGGCAACTGGACGTGGCCGTCCGTGAGCTGCGCAGCGTCGTGA
- the galT gene encoding galactose-1-phosphate uridylyltransferase produces MLASPSHVRRTSTHLADGRELIYYDDSEPYVSGAATRRLDDPRPLPDRFAPVVDAHGVAHAVTGPELRLDPLTGEWVPMAAHRMNRTFLPPADANPLAPAKPGAAYQDGEVPDTDYDVVVFENRFPSLLDVPGAEPTTELVDGEPLWQRRPAVGRCEVICFSSDPTASLATVSPRRMRTVIEAWTDRTRELSLLPGVEQVFCFENRGKEIGVTLHHPHGQIYAFPYVTPRTRTMLEQARAHRTRTGRVLLRDVLDAELRHRERVVLESEHWVAYVPYAARWPVEVHLAPRRDVPDLPALTDAEKADLATAYLTLLRRLDQFFVDGDGAAIPLPYVSGWHQAPVREGRDVSRLHLQLFSVLRAPGRLKYLAGVESAMASWISDTTPERIARRLQELA; encoded by the coding sequence GTGCTCGCGTCCCCCAGTCACGTGCGTCGCACGTCCACCCACCTGGCCGACGGCCGCGAGCTGATCTACTACGACGACTCCGAGCCCTACGTCTCGGGCGCGGCGACGCGTCGGCTCGACGACCCGCGCCCCCTGCCCGACCGCTTCGCCCCCGTGGTCGACGCGCACGGCGTCGCACACGCCGTCACCGGCCCCGAGCTCCGGCTCGACCCACTGACCGGCGAGTGGGTCCCGATGGCCGCGCACCGCATGAACCGCACGTTCCTGCCGCCCGCGGACGCGAACCCGCTGGCGCCCGCGAAGCCCGGCGCGGCGTACCAGGACGGCGAGGTCCCGGACACCGACTACGACGTCGTGGTGTTCGAGAACCGGTTCCCCTCGCTGCTGGACGTCCCGGGGGCCGAGCCCACGACCGAGCTCGTCGACGGCGAGCCGCTGTGGCAGCGGCGCCCCGCGGTCGGACGCTGCGAGGTCATCTGCTTCTCGTCCGATCCCACGGCGTCGCTCGCCACCGTCAGCCCGCGGCGCATGCGCACCGTCATCGAGGCCTGGACGGACCGCACGCGCGAGCTGTCGCTGCTCCCCGGCGTCGAGCAGGTGTTCTGCTTCGAGAACCGGGGCAAGGAGATCGGGGTGACGCTCCACCACCCGCACGGGCAGATCTACGCGTTCCCCTACGTGACCCCGCGGACGCGGACGATGCTGGAGCAGGCGCGCGCCCACCGGACCAGGACGGGGCGCGTGCTGCTGCGGGACGTGCTCGACGCCGAGCTCCGGCACCGCGAGCGGGTGGTCCTCGAGTCGGAGCACTGGGTGGCCTACGTGCCGTACGCGGCGCGCTGGCCCGTCGAGGTGCACCTCGCTCCGCGCCGCGACGTGCCGGACCTCCCGGCGCTGACGGACGCCGAGAAGGCCGACCTCGCGACCGCCTACCTCACCCTGCTGCGCCGCCTGGACCAGTTCTTCGTCGACGGCGACGGCGCCGCGATCCCCCTGCCGTACGTCAGCGGCTGGCACCAGGCGCCCGTGCGCGAGGGACGGGACGTGTCACGGCTGCACCTGCAGCTCTTCTCGGTCCTGCGCGCACCGGGCAGGCTCAAGTACCTCGCGGGCGTGGAGTCCGCGATGGCGTCCTGGATCTCGGACACCACGCCCGAGCGCATCGCCCGGCGGCTGCAGGAGCTCGCATGA
- the galK gene encoding galactokinase, which produces MTAVWTEAWGRADGTRRVRDLFAATYGSAPQVVRSAPGRVNLIGEHTDYNGGLALPIALPHRTYAALARRDDDVVRLVSAQERSEVREVRLADVAPGTVGGWAAYVAGVAWALRAAGHDVGGFDVAIDSCVPSGAGLSSSAALEASVAVALDALHGLELAGDVDPAGAPTHDASRAVLADVCVRAENEIAGAPTGGMDQAASLRARAGHALLLDCRDGSARHVPFDLATHGLALLVVDTRAAHSHVDGEYAQRRAACEGAARRLGVASLRDVADDPHGDGPALASLAGEPDGDVLVRRVRHVTSEIARVQAFVDVLATGDVAAVGPLMDASHTSLRDDYEVSCAELDLAVEAARAAGALGARMTGGGFGGSAIALVEAHTVQHVATAVTGAFAARGLAAPAFAVAVAGPPAG; this is translated from the coding sequence ATGACCGCCGTGTGGACCGAGGCATGGGGGCGCGCGGACGGCACCCGGCGGGTCCGCGACCTGTTCGCGGCGACATACGGGTCAGCGCCCCAGGTCGTCCGGTCGGCCCCCGGCCGCGTCAACCTCATCGGCGAGCACACGGACTACAACGGCGGTCTCGCCCTGCCGATCGCGCTGCCCCACCGCACCTACGCCGCCCTCGCCCGTCGCGACGACGACGTCGTGCGACTCGTGTCCGCGCAGGAACGCTCCGAGGTGCGCGAGGTGCGGCTGGCTGACGTCGCGCCCGGGACGGTGGGCGGCTGGGCGGCGTACGTCGCGGGGGTCGCGTGGGCGCTGCGCGCGGCCGGGCACGACGTGGGCGGCTTCGACGTCGCGATCGACTCGTGCGTGCCGTCCGGCGCGGGCCTGTCGTCGTCGGCGGCGCTGGAGGCGTCCGTCGCCGTCGCCCTCGACGCGCTGCACGGCCTGGAGCTGGCCGGTGACGTCGACCCTGCCGGCGCACCGACGCACGACGCGAGCCGCGCGGTCCTGGCCGACGTGTGCGTGCGGGCCGAGAACGAGATCGCCGGCGCACCGACGGGCGGCATGGACCAGGCGGCGTCGCTGCGCGCCCGCGCAGGCCACGCGCTGCTGCTCGACTGCCGCGACGGGTCCGCGCGCCACGTCCCGTTCGACCTCGCGACGCACGGCCTGGCACTGCTGGTCGTCGACACGCGCGCCGCGCACTCGCACGTCGACGGCGAGTACGCGCAGCGTCGGGCGGCGTGCGAGGGAGCAGCACGACGTCTGGGGGTCGCGTCGCTGCGGGACGTCGCCGACGACCCGCACGGAGACGGCCCCGCGCTCGCGTCGCTCGCCGGGGAGCCGGACGGTGACGTGCTCGTCCGACGCGTGCGGCACGTGACCTCCGAGATCGCACGGGTGCAGGCGTTCGTCGACGTGCTGGCCACCGGCGACGTGGCGGCCGTGGGCCCGCTCATGGACGCGTCCCACACGTCGTTGCGCGACGACTACGAGGTCTCCTGCGCCGAGCTGGACCTGGCCGTGGAGGCCGCGCGCGCCGCCGGCGCGCTGGGCGCGCGCATGACCGGCGGCGGGTTCGGCGGGTCGGCGATCGCCCTGGTCGAGGCGCACACCGTCCAGCACGTCGCCACCGCCGTCACCGGCGCCTTCGCCGCCCGCGGGCTCGCCGCACCCGCGTTCGCCGTGGCAGTCGCCGGACCACCCGCAGGCTGA